TTCAGAGTTGCGGGAGAAGGAAACAAATGAACCAAAGACACTATAAATGTGTTTCTGGAGTGTTCAGTAACAGTAGGAGCAGAAGTATAGATGTGTCCATGTGACAACAAGGTAAGGCTGGAGGAAGGTTTCCAAGTCTAAAGGTTCCTCTCCAGAAGGACAGTTTTTAGGTCTGCAGGGCAGTTGACGGTGAAGACGGTGTGAGAGGTGTTTCGTCTTTCCACAAGGGTGGCAACAGCCTCACCCAGGTCCAGGTGGTTCAGGTAACCAGGTGCCATGCGCTCTGGAGTGCCTACACCTGTGTCGATCTTCACCTGCCAGGACCAATCAATAAAGGAAGACAGAGATTGAGAGAGGAGGTAGGACACATGCAAGAGAAGGTTAGAAAGCCAAAAGGAAAGAATGACATGAAGGATGGAAGGAGAGACAAGTGAATGGAAAGAATGAAGGATGCCATGGAGCTGCAGAAGTAGTGACTGGttcttcatcagttcatctgcTTTGAGTGCCACTGTGTGAGTCTGACCTCTGCTCAGAAAACACTTTAACAGTGATTCTTGCACAAGGTGTTGTACCTTAAATAACAATAAGAAATCATTCAGGTTAATTTTAACTTTAGTATTATTTCTGAAGTTTTGGCCAATAAcaaattagaaaaagaaaatgctgagaGGTGGGGAAACAGTAACATTACAAAAATAGTTATCCAACAGGAAACCAGTTTAGTCAGACTGACTACACTGGTTTCACTGATCTGACAGGTTGTAGACAAGTCAACCGGTTATCCAAATTATCTAAACTATATATGAAAGTGACCACACCTGAAATCTTCAACTCctattccaaaaaagttggcatgctgtgtaaaacttacattaaaacacaatgtaATCATTTGCAGATTCACTGTGTTTAGTATCAACAGTTCttgatactatcacctgttaccaatgaacctgttcacctgtggaatgttccaaacaggtgtttctgaaGCATTCcataactttcccagtctttagctgctcctgttctAAACCAGAATGAACTAGATGAGCACAGATCTCTACCAGGCTGAGCTGGGTAGAACTAAAGGAACAGGTCTGAGGCTATGAGACTGAGGCCAGGTAGAAATCCTCTATCAGCTTCAGTTCTTTGTTAAGTCTTGCTGTGTAATCCCATTAAAGTCTCACCTGGTTGAGTTTGCAGGGCATCTCGGGGTACTCCTCTCGTAGTACCTGGCAGAAGGCCAGGGTGCTGGCAGCTCCCACTGTCAGGAAGCCTGTACCAGGCATCAGCAACTTctcccctgctcctcctgtagcgcagagcagcagagggcatAGAagtatataaacacacactagCAGTCACTTGTTACTGCTTTTTCATTGCAGCTAGGTGCTGTTGAGGAGCAGTTGAGGTGACTATAGACTGCAACAGACAATTTAAAGAAATCTTCTTCACAAACTATGAAACACTcttgtcctttttttatttttttattttttggggaAAATGGTAAACAAACTGGCTGTAATTTATGTTGCTATATGTATATCTGTGTCCATCTGGAAATTGGGAGACTCAGTTAGGCTCATTTGCTTCAGAGGTGCCGATTAGTAGAGTTTGCACACAAGGCGAAATACTTTCTGTATTCTCCCCTATTAAGTGTCGGATTGCTGACGGCCATTGTATTTAAGAAAAAAGAGAGTTTGGAGACCTTTAATGcttctattttcatccttatctttttcttatttttaatcagaatcagaaatactttattgatccccgaagggaaattgtttttgttacaggtgctccttagaggaataaaattagaataggaaaatatatatatatatacacacacacacacacacacacacacacacacacacacacacacacacacacacataatgttacatacattacatatattgtatatatacatagatacatatgcatatatactactactactactactactactactactactactactactaataataataataataataataataatgataattagaCAAACTTTAATATGCTTATATATTAAAGCTGTCATTGTCAAGATTTTTATACTAATGATGGATCAAGTGATTTAGTGTCATGTGAAAGGAGTAGAATTATTACGGCAATTACTACTGCACTATTTAGCATCTTTccgctcattgttttggtttttcgGCCCTCAGCTTTTACTTTTTTGATTGAGTCTCACCGTTCTCATTAacctcatttccagcagcagcagtcatccCCTTTCAGTGAAGAAGCTCCGAAAAACTCACTGCACAATACTGTTGAAACCGAACAGCATGTCAGCTCTATACTCTCAGTGTTACTCACATGCAGACAAGCACCTCCCACACCACATTACATACATTTCTGACAGAGGCTGAGTAATTAGTAGAAATAAATGGCTGAAGGAGTCACCTGTTATGAAGGTATAGGTACAGTTGGGGTCATCCCTCACCAAGGGGAAGAAGGCCTTCCATGCTACAAACGTACTGAAGAGTAATGTCTCAATTACCTGGAGAGTTGATGGGAGATGAGATATGAAACAATCAGACAAGAATCAGAATCTCATTCTTGTAACGGAGGAAAAGCCCCTGCAACAACGTTCAGACATGATGTGACAGGAGATTCTCTGCGGACAACCAGGACCTGCTTACCACAGCTAAAACTAAAACTACTCTGATGGTGCCCATTACTGCCACCACTATAACTATTAAAAGTGATTACTGGTCTAACCGATGTCTACTTTATGCGTGTGTCTGCTCACCCAGTGCAGGTCTTTCAGAGACTGGGTGTGAGGAGGTCCCCCCTGCCACCAACTGAAGCCCAGAGAGGAGATGATGTCCGTCACCTTCCCCACTGCCTTCAGCAGGGCCTGCTTTGcctgctctgctccctcctctgaccctggaacagagagaaaaattcAGGAGGGGGGCAGGAAAACTCTCAAACCAGCATTTTCGACCAATATCTATGACTATGGTTAGACTAATATGAGGTTTTAAAGGTACTGATAGCTTTTGCTTGAAGCTGCTGTCTTTTGCCAGTATAATTTGGAGGATGGTCCATAGAAATTTTGGACAAATTTGAAATTATACACCCagtatcttcttttttttattttttgtacaaTTGGATTGTATTGGCGCAATGAACACAACCTTTAGAGGGTGTTAGGAATTCTTTTCAAAGCAGCCATGGAATTGAAATAATGACAACTGCTCCCGCCTCTTCTAATTCCTGTCATTCAATAGGATGCATGACTTGCGCTTTCcctttcactgctgctgtaattttgttttattatgtgtatcatttattttattatatgtACTATTATGTGTATGTGCGCTGTGTCTCTCGTGTGTGGAGAAAGCCATCTCACTTATCTGTACACCAAATCTACGTCCGGGTATAAATAaagtaatctaatctaatggTACTGTATGTAGCCACACCCAGTAGAGTTTCCTACATGGGCAGCATGAAATAGAAAAGCCTCTCACTGAGACTAA
This sequence is a window from Chaetodon trifascialis isolate fChaTrf1 chromosome 10, fChaTrf1.hap1, whole genome shotgun sequence. Protein-coding genes within it:
- the LOC139338176 gene encoding peroxisomal trans-2-enoyl-CoA reductase, with amino-acid sequence MSNSDRVVLALGGAGTVGSGIVKALLDKGFRVAVISRDSSRLERLRSFVSPTTKDNLTTIVGNVGSEEGAEQAKQALLKAVGKVTDIISSLGFSWWQGGPPHTQSLKDLHWVIETLLFSTFVAWKAFFPLVRDDPNCTYTFITGGAGEKLLMPGTGFLTVGAASTLAFCQVLREEYPEMPCKLNQVKIDTGVGTPERMAPGYLNHLDLGEAVATLVERRNTSHTVFTVNCPADLKTVLLERNL